Below is a genomic region from Candidatus Acidulodesulfobacterium acidiphilum.
GGAAAAAAATATAATTAATAACGGCGTTCAGAAAAAAGTAGTTCCGGTTTTTTTAGACATCCTTAAATTAAACTGTGGCGAAAATTTGTCTTTAAATACAAGCGTAAGCGTCGGAGACTTTGATTTTTATAATCTTAATAACTATGATTTAATTATATCAAATCCGCCGTATATAACTACGGAAGATTTAGCGTCGCTGGAAGACGATATTAAATTTTACGAACCGGTCGGAGCTTTAGACGGAGGCAAAGACGGGCTTTTATTTTATAGAAAAATATTCGATGCCGCATCGATTGCCCGCGAAAAAATTAAAACGCTGATTTTAGAGATAGATTATCGCAAAAAAAAAGAAATTCAGTCTTTGTTTGAAGAAAGGTTTGATAATATCAATTTAAAATTTAAGAAAATAGATTTTATTAACGATTTAAATAATAAAGAAAGGGCGGTAAAAATTACATATGGATAAAATGGTCATAGAGGGAGGATTTCCTTTAGTAGGAGAAGTTTCTATAAGCGGTTCTAAAAATGCATCTTTGCCGATAATAGTTTCGTCTATAATGTTTGACGAGTTCGACTGCGAAATAGAAAATGTTCCCGATTTAGAAGATATTAAAACTATAAAAAAACTTTTAATCAGTCTGGGTGCGGTAATAAAAAAAAGCGGCGCCGTCGATAAGTTAGTTATTAATACTTCCGGCATTAATAACTTCGATGCGCCTTACGATTTGGTAAAAACTATGAGGGCTTCCGTTCTTGTCCTCGGTCCGCTAATCGCCAAATATAAACGTGCGCGAGTGTCTCTTCCCGGAGGATGCGCAATCGGCGCAAGACCTATAGATTTTCATCTTAACGCTTTAAAACAGCTTGGGGCTACGGTTAAAGTCGATCATGGATACGTAGAAGTTTTTGCCGATAAGCTCAAGGGTGCGGTTATAAATTTTCCTATTCCTTCGGTTACAGGAACGGAAAACGTAATTATGGCGGCAGTTCTCGCGGAAGGCACTACTATTATAAAAAATGCGGCGAGGGAGCCGGAAATAGACGATATGATTACCGCTCTTAACAACGGCGGAGCCGATATAAAAAGAATAGAACCGTCCGTCATTTCCGTAAAGGGAGTTAAAAAACTTAACCGTTTATGCCATAGAGTACTTCCCGATAGAATAGAGGCTGGAACTTTCATGGTGGCTTCCGCCATAACTAAAGGCGATATAGTTCTTAAAAATCTTAACGTTAATCATCTGAAATCGGTTATCGATAAACTTTCGGAAGCTGGCGTAAAAGTTATTATAAACTCGTCGAATTCGATAAGGGTTAAGGGATCTAAAGTTATTAAAAGCGTAGATATTTCTACCGCTCCTTATCCTAATTTTCCTACGGATATGCAGGCGCAGATTATGTCTCTTATGACGCTTTCAAGCGGATTGTGTGTTATTACCGAAAACGTTTTCGAAAACAGGTTTATGCATGTTGCCGAACTTATTCGTCTTGGAGCGAATATTAAAGTGAGAAATAATTTTGCTATAGTAAAAGGGGTAAAAAAACTTTCCGGAGCCGAAGTTATGGCAACCGACTTAAGGGCAAGCGCTTCCCTAGTTCTTGCCGGATTAGCTTCTTCAGACGGTTTAACTACCGTTTCGAGAATATATCATCTTGATCGCGGATACGAAATCATGGAAAAAAAGTTGACCGCTTTAGGGGCTATAATTTCAAGGGTAAAAGCAAACGATATATCTCCGGTACCTGACGGCGAATCCAGATTTAGCGGCATCGCTTGCAGTAAGACTGCTTGAAATAAAAATATTTATTTATATATTAATGAAAATTTCAAATAAAAAATATCCTAAACTCAAGAAGCTAAAAATTGCAGTTCCCAAAGGCAGAGTGCTTAAAGATGCCTTAAGATTTTTAAGAGAATCGGGATATATTAAACACCCTGATGCCGATTACGATTCCAGGAAACTTATTTTCGATTACGAAGACGATGCCGTAAGCCTGCTCATAGTAAAGCCTTTAGACGTGCCGACTTTCGTAGAGTACGGAGCGGCCGACGCCGGTATTGCAGGCAAAGACGTTTTACTGGAAAAACCAAGAAATATATACGAACCTTTAGACCTTGGCATAGGAAAATGTAAAGTGGTCGTTGCGGCTCGCAAAACTTTAATATTCGGAAAAGATAATAATAATTTAAATGCCGATGACCGTTTTCCAGAAATAGACGACGATATAAAAAATAAAATATATTATTCAGGGGTAAATATTGGAATTGCCACTAAATACGTGCGTATCGCCAGGGATTTTTTTAATAAAAAAGGCGTTTCAAACGTTCAAATCATAAAGCTATACGGTAACGTCGAACTTGCGCCTATTTCCGGACTGTGCGATTTTATAGTAGATTTAGTTTCTACCGGAGAAACCTTAAGGCAAAATAATTTAATTCCTATAGAAGATATAGTCCATGTTACTTCAAGATTAATAGTCAACAGAGCAAGCCTTAAAATAAATTCGGCGGATATTGCGGCTTTAATAGAAGATTTAAAAGAACGGGTCAATAAAAATGAGGGTAT
It encodes:
- the murA gene encoding UDP-N-acetylglucosamine 1-carboxyvinyltransferase, whose product is MDKMVIEGGFPLVGEVSISGSKNASLPIIVSSIMFDEFDCEIENVPDLEDIKTIKKLLISLGAVIKKSGAVDKLVINTSGINNFDAPYDLVKTMRASVLVLGPLIAKYKRARVSLPGGCAIGARPIDFHLNALKQLGATVKVDHGYVEVFADKLKGAVINFPIPSVTGTENVIMAAVLAEGTTIIKNAAREPEIDDMITALNNGGADIKRIEPSVISVKGVKKLNRLCHRVLPDRIEAGTFMVASAITKGDIVLKNLNVNHLKSVIDKLSEAGVKVIINSSNSIRVKGSKVIKSVDISTAPYPNFPTDMQAQIMSLMTLSSGLCVITENVFENRFMHVAELIRLGANIKVRNNFAIVKGVKKLSGAEVMATDLRASASLVLAGLASSDGLTTVSRIYHLDRGYEIMEKKLTALGAIISRVKANDISPVPDGESRFSGIACSKTA
- a CDS encoding ATP phosphoribosyltransferase, which encodes MKISNKKYPKLKKLKIAVPKGRVLKDALRFLRESGYIKHPDADYDSRKLIFDYEDDAVSLLIVKPLDVPTFVEYGAADAGIAGKDVLLEKPRNIYEPLDLGIGKCKVVVAARKTLIFGKDNNNLNADDRFPEIDDDIKNKIYYSGVNIGIATKYVRIARDFFNKKGVSNVQIIKLYGNVELAPISGLCDFIVDLVSTGETLRQNNLIPIEDIVHVTSRLIVNRASLKINSADIAALIEDLKERVNKNEGI